A part of Citrifermentans bremense genomic DNA contains:
- a CDS encoding sensor histidine kinase, protein MKKQEGELLESARVVKGQSPPESDLETRLSLCLARVAEADLLLKEEQQGRSKAEHEVDLLTRELNRQRCMAETVHQELESFSYSISHDLRAPLRHLVGFSSALVEDYGEQLEPTAQSYLDCIVRAARKMEGLLEALLSLSRVARQDLTLVDMDLAALARQYADSLRQGDPERQVEFRIAEKMPVKADPQLMRTAIEHLLGNAWKFTAKNERATIEFGEKREGEGTVYYVRDDGAGFDLRFAERLFGPFQRMHREEEFPGLGIGLATVQRIVHRHGGKIWADAEIGKGATFSFTLSP, encoded by the coding sequence TTGAAGAAGCAGGAAGGAGAACTTCTGGAATCTGCGCGCGTGGTGAAAGGCCAATCGCCCCCGGAGAGCGATCTGGAAACACGACTTTCCCTCTGTCTTGCGAGGGTTGCCGAAGCCGACCTGCTTTTGAAAGAGGAGCAGCAGGGTCGCAGCAAGGCGGAGCATGAGGTAGACCTTCTCACCCGGGAGCTCAACCGGCAGAGGTGCATGGCCGAAACTGTGCACCAGGAGCTGGAGAGCTTCAGTTATTCCATCTCACACGACCTGCGCGCGCCGCTAAGGCACCTCGTCGGGTTCAGCAGCGCCCTGGTGGAGGACTACGGCGAGCAGTTGGAGCCGACCGCCCAGAGCTATCTGGACTGCATCGTCAGGGCGGCGCGCAAGATGGAGGGGCTCCTCGAAGCGCTTCTTTCCCTCTCCAGGGTGGCCAGGCAGGACTTGACCCTGGTCGACATGGATCTGGCAGCGCTGGCGCGCCAATATGCGGACTCCTTGCGGCAGGGGGACCCAGAGCGCCAGGTCGAGTTCAGGATAGCGGAGAAGATGCCGGTAAAGGCAGACCCGCAGCTGATGCGGACGGCAATCGAGCATTTGCTCGGCAACGCCTGGAAGTTCACCGCGAAAAATGAGAGGGCGACCATCGAGTTCGGCGAAAAGAGAGAAGGGGAGGGCACCGTCTACTACGTGCGGGACGACGGGGCAGGGTTCGACCTGCGCTTTGCCGAGCGGCTCTTCGGGCCCTTTCAGCGCATGCACCGCGAGGAGGAGTTTCCAGGTCTCGGGATAGGGCTCGCCACGGTGCAGCGTATCGTGCACCGGCATGGCGGGAAGATCTGGGCCGATGCGGAGATCGGCAAAGGTGCCACCTTCAGCTTCACCCTCTCTCCCTGA
- a CDS encoding GntR family transcriptional regulator: MRKTYQMVEKALVARLLKGDPKPGSTLESERDLAQRFSVSRATVREALQKLQNSGWISVQQRHCTVVNDFWSQGDLELISSITRNSEDFPPELASHLLELRVQFAPDYARRAVENNAAALAEILARADKVRNCAGALVKYDWELHIAMAVMSGNRIYPLILNSFSSVYSKLRAALFTREEYRQQARKYYREMLQAASTGNAILAESITRAAMKLRLDSFQLQSGGMQGVPAPA; this comes from the coding sequence ATGAGGAAGACCTACCAGATGGTGGAAAAGGCGTTGGTGGCGAGGTTGCTCAAGGGGGATCCCAAGCCCGGCTCCACGCTGGAGAGCGAGCGGGATCTGGCGCAGCGCTTTTCGGTAAGCCGTGCCACGGTGAGGGAGGCCCTGCAGAAACTGCAGAACTCGGGGTGGATTTCGGTGCAGCAGCGCCACTGCACGGTGGTGAACGATTTCTGGTCCCAGGGGGACCTGGAACTGATCTCCTCAATCACCCGCAACAGCGAGGATTTTCCTCCGGAACTTGCCTCCCACCTCCTGGAGTTGCGGGTCCAGTTCGCGCCGGACTACGCCCGAAGAGCCGTCGAAAACAACGCGGCGGCGCTCGCCGAGATACTGGCGCGGGCCGACAAGGTGCGGAACTGCGCCGGGGCCCTGGTCAAATACGACTGGGAACTGCACATCGCCATGGCGGTGATGTCGGGTAACCGGATCTATCCCTTGATCCTGAACAGCTTTTCCAGCGTCTACTCGAAACTGCGCGCCGCCCTCTTCACCCGCGAGGAGTACCGGCAACAGGCGCGCAAGTACTACCGGGAGATGCTGCAGGCCGCCAGCACCGGAAACGCCATCCTCGCCGAAAGCATCACGCGGGCCGCGATGAAGCTCAGGCTCGACTCCTTCCAGCTCCAGTCCGGGGGGATGCAGGGGGTGCCGGCGCCGGCCTGA
- a CDS encoding PAS domain-containing protein has product MNHLSETATLVQIGMKGPSTALADVPSPHPLQQDPPCVDYAQVLRNIFSTAPLGLYQTDINGSRIPSAGSDACDEREEPLIGFIHPQERKALTASWQQSMEKGAQWSQRFKYRSSDGRVFWLQAVIAQVRNESGKVTGYQGCNLDVTAEVVANEQLALSEERHRRAVEAASSGIWDMDVATSTCYFSPCCYEMLGYTPGQAQVQLDDWSSILHPEQLDDARTLKESCVEGRVESFELEFRLKTNEGKWRWFLCRGKAAERDASGKAVRLVGTLCDINQSKMMEHLLQMEHGLLDLITATSPVGIMFIEPGGRVAFANPRAEQILGQTKKEMASRRDCSPVWGIIRERNQGEAGPDAALGKILATGDTLANVCFRFRRPDGVAALVSISTAPFLDQASKVSGTVVTLEDVTEQKRREQVMFDNEKLLRETQRIAQLGSYVLDLTHDSWNCSSKLVEILGLDETYPRTLKGHIAVVHEEYRELFRERYLAAIDDGRPFEMEYLVRRLNDGRERWVTECCELSQGGRGLEQRMIGTIKDITERKEAEEAIRKLNDELDRRVIERTSQLEAAKKEIESFSYSVSHDLRAPLRHINSYSSILAEEYGKALPDEALYYLERINIASSRMGRQIDDLLTLTRVGKTQMKRQSFNISNLAAEVADMLRGEQGAHPVEFQVQQGLTAYGDSVLVRLVLQNLLGNSMKYASRVASPVIVFGQAQGSGRPTFFVKDNGVGFDMAYVDKLFQPFQRLHGSEFEGTGIGLATVRRIIDRHGGSIWAEGQENHGATFYFTLSQPRKNSAQHQAPLSPL; this is encoded by the coding sequence GCTGATCGGCTTCATCCACCCCCAGGAGCGTAAAGCGCTGACGGCGAGTTGGCAGCAAAGCATGGAAAAAGGCGCGCAGTGGTCGCAGCGCTTCAAATACCGTTCGTCCGACGGCAGGGTATTCTGGCTCCAGGCTGTAATCGCCCAGGTGCGAAACGAAAGCGGCAAGGTGACCGGCTACCAGGGCTGCAACCTCGATGTCACCGCGGAAGTGGTCGCAAACGAGCAACTGGCCCTAAGCGAGGAGCGCCACCGCAGGGCGGTTGAGGCCGCGAGCTCGGGAATCTGGGACATGGACGTAGCTACCAGCACCTGCTACTTCAGCCCCTGCTGCTATGAGATGCTCGGCTACACTCCGGGGCAGGCCCAGGTGCAGCTGGATGACTGGTCCAGCATCCTGCATCCGGAGCAGCTTGACGACGCACGCACACTCAAGGAGAGCTGCGTCGAAGGACGCGTGGAGAGCTTCGAGCTCGAGTTCCGCCTCAAGACTAACGAGGGTAAGTGGAGGTGGTTCCTCTGCAGGGGAAAGGCGGCAGAGCGGGACGCGTCGGGGAAGGCCGTCCGGCTGGTAGGGACTCTCTGCGACATCAACCAGTCGAAGATGATGGAGCACCTGCTGCAAATGGAGCACGGCCTTTTGGACCTGATCACCGCCACAAGCCCCGTCGGCATCATGTTCATCGAACCCGGCGGCAGGGTCGCCTTCGCCAACCCCAGGGCCGAACAGATCCTGGGACAGACCAAAAAGGAGATGGCCAGTCGGCGCGACTGCTCGCCGGTCTGGGGCATCATCCGCGAGCGGAATCAGGGCGAGGCAGGCCCGGATGCTGCGCTTGGTAAAATCCTTGCGACCGGCGACACCCTGGCGAACGTCTGCTTCCGCTTCCGGCGTCCCGATGGCGTGGCGGCGCTTGTCTCCATCAGCACCGCCCCCTTCCTGGACCAGGCCAGCAAGGTGAGCGGTACGGTGGTCACGCTCGAGGATGTCACTGAACAGAAGCGGCGCGAACAGGTCATGTTCGACAACGAGAAGCTTTTGCGCGAGACACAGAGGATCGCCCAGCTGGGAAGCTACGTGCTCGATTTGACCCATGACAGCTGGAACTGCTCCAGCAAGCTCGTGGAGATCCTGGGACTGGATGAAACCTATCCCAGGACGCTCAAGGGGCACATCGCGGTGGTTCACGAGGAGTACCGGGAGCTTTTCAGGGAACGCTATCTGGCCGCCATAGACGACGGTCGCCCTTTCGAGATGGAATACCTGGTACGAAGGCTCAATGACGGAAGGGAGCGCTGGGTGACCGAGTGCTGCGAGCTATCCCAAGGGGGGCGGGGGCTGGAGCAGCGCATGATCGGCACCATAAAGGACATCACCGAGCGGAAAGAGGCCGAGGAGGCGATCCGGAAGCTGAACGACGAACTGGACCGGCGGGTGATAGAGAGGACGTCGCAGCTCGAGGCGGCGAAAAAAGAGATCGAGTCATTCAGCTATTCCGTATCCCACGATCTCCGTGCTCCGCTGCGCCACATCAACAGCTACAGCTCGATCCTGGCAGAGGAGTACGGCAAGGCGCTGCCAGATGAGGCTCTCTACTACCTGGAGCGGATCAACATCGCCAGCTCCAGGATGGGGAGGCAGATAGACGACCTGCTGACGCTCACCAGGGTGGGGAAAACGCAGATGAAGCGCCAGAGCTTCAACATCAGCAACCTGGCGGCTGAGGTGGCCGACATGCTGCGCGGGGAGCAGGGTGCGCACCCGGTCGAATTCCAGGTGCAGCAGGGTCTGACCGCCTACGGCGACAGCGTGCTGGTGCGGCTGGTACTGCAGAACCTGCTCGGCAACTCCATGAAGTACGCCTCCCGGGTCGCCAGCCCGGTGATCGTGTTCGGCCAGGCGCAGGGTTCGGGGAGGCCGACCTTCTTCGTGAAAGACAACGGGGTCGGCTTCGACATGGCCTACGTCGACAAGCTCTTCCAACCGTTCCAGCGCCTGCACGGCTCCGAGTTCGAGGGAACCGGCATCGGGCTCGCCACTGTGCGCCGCATCATAGATCGCCACGGCGGGAGCATTTGGGCCGAGGGACAGGAAAACCACGGTGCCACCTTCTACTTCACCCTTTCCCAGCCGCGGAAAAACTCGGCTCAGCACCAGGCGCCACTCTCACCGCTATAA